The Pantoea vagans genome includes a window with the following:
- the ypfH gene encoding esterase yields the protein MALRYVIVQQPTQAAQLFLLYHGVNDNPDSMAQIGNWFAQAFPEALVVAVGAPYPASAPQGRQWYLEIPAHDRSEQQGVDAVMPTFIESVRHWQQESGVQPAATALVGFSQGGTMVLEGIKAQPDLAGRAIVFSGRYATLPERASSRNTLHLIHGDYDEQIPLAHAEAAMQRLTALGGDVTLDVVDDLPHAIDERGMQLALNHLRYTVPRRYFDEALSGAKPGDDDVVMML from the coding sequence ATGGCACTACGATATGTAATTGTTCAGCAACCCACTCAGGCCGCGCAGCTGTTCCTGCTGTATCACGGCGTGAATGACAATCCTGATTCCATGGCGCAAATCGGTAACTGGTTCGCGCAGGCATTCCCGGAAGCGTTGGTGGTGGCCGTCGGCGCACCTTATCCTGCCAGCGCGCCACAGGGGCGCCAGTGGTATCTGGAGATTCCGGCGCATGACCGTTCTGAACAGCAGGGCGTTGACGCGGTGATGCCTACGTTTATCGAGTCGGTTCGTCACTGGCAGCAGGAAAGTGGCGTTCAGCCAGCAGCGACGGCGCTGGTTGGTTTTTCACAAGGCGGCACCATGGTGCTGGAAGGCATTAAAGCACAGCCTGACCTGGCGGGCAGAGCCATCGTGTTCAGCGGCCGCTATGCCACGCTGCCGGAACGCGCCAGCTCGCGCAATACTCTGCATCTGATCCACGGTGATTACGATGAGCAAATCCCGTTGGCACATGCCGAAGCGGCAATGCAACGGCTGACGGCACTGGGTGGCGATGTGACGTTGGATGTGGTGGACGATTTGCCGCATGCGATTGACGAACGCGGTATGCAATTAGCGTTGAATCATCTGCGTTATACCGTCCCACGTCGTTATTTCGACGAGGCGCTCAGCGGAGCCAAGCCCGGCGATGATGATGTGGTGATGATGCTATAA
- a CDS encoding YpfN family protein → MEFLKEYWWILVILLMVGILMNVYKDLKRIDHKKFMENKPDLPPHRDFNDKWDDDDDWPKKK, encoded by the coding sequence ATGGAATTCTTAAAAGAGTACTGGTGGATCTTAGTGATCCTGCTGATGGTCGGTATCTTAATGAACGTTTATAAAGACCTAAAACGTATCGACCATAAAAAATTCATGGAAAATAAACCGGATCTGCCACCACATCGCGACTTTAACGATAAATGGGACGATGACGACGACTGGCCGAAAAAGAAATAA
- the dapE gene encoding succinyl-diaminopimelate desuccinylase codes for MFCPVIELAQQLIRRPSLSPDDAGCQALLIARLEAIGFTVEQMHIGDTLNFWATRGQGETLAFAGHTDVVPPGDANRWMSPPFEPSIRDGMLFGRGAADMKGSLAAMVVAAERFVAANPQHKGRLAFLITSDEEASAVNGTVKVVERLMARNERMDYCLVGEPSSTEIVGDVVKNGRRGSMTANLTIHGVQGHVAYPHLADNPVHRAMPALNELVATEWDQGNEFFPPTSMQIANVQAGTGSNNVIPGEFFVQFNFRFSTQLTDQMIKDRVAELLDRHQLRYTLEWNVSGQPFLTSRGKLVDAVVNAVAHYNEIKPQLLTTGGTSDGRFIARMGAQVVELGPVNATIHKINECVKASDLQMLSRMYQRIMEQLIA; via the coding sequence ATGTTCTGTCCGGTAATAGAGCTGGCTCAGCAGCTGATTCGTCGTCCATCCCTTAGCCCGGATGATGCCGGTTGTCAGGCGCTGCTGATTGCACGTCTCGAAGCGATTGGCTTTACGGTCGAACAGATGCATATCGGCGATACGCTGAACTTCTGGGCAACGCGCGGTCAGGGTGAAACGCTGGCGTTTGCCGGCCATACCGATGTCGTGCCACCGGGCGATGCCAATCGCTGGATGAGCCCGCCTTTCGAACCGTCCATTCGTGACGGCATGCTGTTTGGCCGAGGCGCGGCAGATATGAAAGGTTCGCTGGCAGCCATGGTGGTGGCGGCCGAGCGTTTTGTTGCTGCCAATCCACAGCATAAAGGACGCCTGGCATTTCTGATCACCTCTGACGAAGAGGCCAGCGCCGTCAATGGTACGGTGAAGGTAGTAGAACGCCTGATGGCACGCAACGAACGCATGGATTACTGCCTGGTGGGCGAACCTTCCAGTACTGAAATTGTGGGTGACGTGGTGAAAAATGGCCGTCGTGGTTCGATGACCGCTAACCTGACGATTCACGGCGTTCAGGGCCACGTGGCTTATCCGCATCTGGCGGATAACCCAGTGCATCGTGCCATGCCAGCGTTGAATGAACTGGTCGCCACCGAGTGGGATCAGGGTAACGAATTCTTCCCACCGACCAGCATGCAGATCGCCAACGTGCAGGCCGGCACCGGCAGCAACAACGTCATTCCAGGCGAATTTTTCGTGCAGTTCAATTTCCGTTTCAGCACCCAGCTCACCGATCAGATGATCAAAGATCGCGTTGCTGAATTGCTCGATCGCCATCAACTGCGTTACACGCTGGAGTGGAATGTTTCCGGTCAGCCGTTCCTGACCTCACGCGGAAAACTGGTCGATGCCGTGGTAAACGCTGTCGCACACTATAATGAAATCAAGCCACAGTTGCTGACCACCGGCGGCACCTCAGACGGTCGCTTTATCGCGCGTATGGGTGCGCAGGTGGTGGAACTGGGCCCGGTGAATGCCACCATTCATAAGATCAATGAGTGCGTGAAAGCGTCAGATTTGCAGATGCTCAGCCGTATGTATCAGCGCATCATGGAACAGCTGATCGCTTAA
- a CDS encoding ArsC family reductase: MTFTMYGIKNCDTIKKARRFLEQQGVAFRFHDYRADGLEASQLQAFIDKLGYEALLNTRGTTWRKLPEAEREAVNNAASAAALMLAQPSIIKRPLLCAPDGSMLLGFNEENYQTFIQEKS; this comes from the coding sequence ATGACGTTTACCATGTATGGCATTAAAAATTGCGACACCATTAAAAAAGCCCGACGCTTTTTGGAGCAACAGGGCGTAGCGTTCCGCTTTCATGACTATCGCGCGGATGGCTTAGAGGCCAGTCAACTGCAGGCATTTATCGATAAACTGGGCTATGAAGCCTTGCTGAACACGCGTGGCACCACCTGGCGCAAGCTGCCGGAGGCCGAGCGTGAAGCGGTCAATAATGCCGCCAGTGCCGCCGCGCTGATGCTGGCACAGCCGTCAATCATTAAACGTCCATTGCTCTGTGCACCAGACGGCTCTATGCTGCTCGGCTTCAATGAAGAGAATTATCAGACCTTTATCCAGGAGAAGTCATAA
- the acrD gene encoding multidrug efflux RND transporter permease AcrD — translation MSNFFIDRPIFAWVLAILLCLCGTLAIISLPIEQYPDLAPPNVRITANYPGASAETLENTVTQVIEQNMTGIDNMMYMSSNSSNTGQAQITLTFTAGTNPDEARQQVQNQLQTALRKLPAAVQSQGVTVNKTGDSNILMIAFVSTDGSMDKQDIADYVASNIQDPLSRIDGVGQVDAYGSQYAMRIWLDPNKLIAYALTTDDVVTAIESQNTQVAVGQVGGLPSVDKQALNATVNAQSMLQTPEQFRAITLKTNPDGSVVTLGDVADIAMGAEKYDFLSRYNGQPASGLGIKLASGANEMNTDKLVRARVEELSHYFPHGLEAKVAFETTPFVKASIKDVVKTLLEAILLVFLVMYLFLQNFRATLIPTIAVPVVLLGTFAMLYACGFSINTLTMFAMVLAIGLLVDDAIVVVENVERIMSEEGLSPRAATRKSMGQIQGALVGIALVLSAVFVPMAFFGGTVGAIYRQFSITIVSAMVLSVLVAMILTPALCSTLLKPLPQGEHHGRRGFFGWFNRNFNASAERYERGVARILMKGGRWLVLYLGIIGVMAFLFIRLPTSFLPLEDRGVFLTQVQLPAGATLQQTSNVVAKVENYYMTAEKDNVLSVFSTIGAGPGGNGQNVARLFVRLKDWEERPGSDRTSFAIIDRATKAFHKIKEGRVIASSPPAITGMGSSSGFDMELQDHAGIGHTQLMAMRDKLLELADSNPSLSRVRHNGLDDSPQLQIDVDQRKAQALGVSLDTINDTLTTAWGSTYVNDFLDRGRVKKVYVQAAAEFRMLPEDVNKWYVRNSSGTMVPFSAFATSRWETGSPRLERYNGYSSLEIVGEAANGVSSGTAMDVMEKLVGQLPLGVGFQWTGASYQERLSGSQAPALYAISLLVVFLCLAALYESWSIPFSVMLVVPLGVVGALVATWMRGLENDVYFQVGLLTVIGLSAKNAILIVEFANEINSKGRELLESTLEASRQRLRPILMTSLAFIFGVLPMAISSGAGSGSQHAVGTGVMGGMISATVLAIFFVPLFFVLVRRRFPLKEKPHD, via the coding sequence ATGTCGAATTTTTTTATCGACCGCCCCATTTTTGCCTGGGTTCTGGCTATTTTGTTATGCCTGTGCGGCACATTAGCGATCATATCACTGCCCATTGAGCAGTATCCCGACCTTGCCCCTCCTAACGTGCGTATCACGGCGAACTACCCCGGTGCGTCAGCAGAAACGCTGGAGAACACCGTCACCCAGGTTATCGAGCAGAACATGACCGGCATCGATAACATGATGTATATGTCCTCAAACAGCAGTAATACCGGTCAGGCGCAAATCACTCTCACCTTTACCGCTGGCACCAATCCGGATGAAGCCCGTCAGCAAGTTCAGAACCAATTACAGACCGCCCTGCGTAAACTGCCTGCCGCCGTACAATCGCAAGGTGTCACGGTGAATAAAACCGGTGACAGCAATATCCTGATGATTGCGTTTGTCTCTACCGACGGAAGTATGGACAAACAGGATATTGCAGATTATGTCGCCAGTAACATTCAGGATCCGCTCAGCCGCATTGATGGTGTCGGCCAGGTTGACGCCTACGGTTCGCAATATGCGATGCGTATCTGGCTCGATCCCAACAAACTGATTGCCTATGCACTCACCACCGATGATGTGGTCACTGCTATTGAGTCACAAAACACCCAAGTGGCCGTTGGCCAGGTCGGTGGTTTACCGTCAGTGGATAAGCAGGCACTGAACGCCACGGTAAATGCGCAGTCGATGTTGCAGACACCTGAGCAGTTCCGCGCCATCACGCTGAAAACCAACCCGGACGGATCGGTGGTGACGCTCGGCGATGTGGCGGATATCGCCATGGGTGCCGAAAAATACGACTTCCTCAGTCGCTACAATGGTCAACCGGCATCCGGTCTGGGCATCAAGCTGGCGTCTGGTGCCAACGAGATGAACACCGATAAGCTGGTGCGTGCGCGTGTGGAAGAGCTGTCGCACTACTTCCCGCATGGGCTGGAAGCGAAAGTGGCGTTCGAAACCACGCCGTTTGTTAAAGCCTCGATCAAAGACGTGGTGAAGACCCTGCTGGAAGCGATTCTGCTGGTGTTCCTCGTGATGTATCTGTTCCTGCAAAACTTCCGCGCCACGCTGATCCCCACCATTGCTGTGCCGGTGGTGCTGCTCGGCACCTTTGCCATGCTCTACGCCTGCGGTTTCAGTATTAACACCCTCACCATGTTCGCGATGGTGCTCGCCATCGGGCTATTGGTGGATGACGCCATCGTGGTGGTGGAGAACGTCGAGCGCATCATGAGCGAGGAAGGCCTATCCCCGCGCGCCGCGACGCGGAAATCGATGGGGCAAATCCAGGGCGCGCTGGTGGGGATTGCGCTGGTGCTGTCGGCAGTATTTGTGCCGATGGCCTTCTTCGGCGGCACGGTGGGCGCGATCTACCGCCAGTTCTCCATCACCATCGTTTCGGCGATGGTGCTGTCGGTGTTGGTAGCGATGATCCTGACGCCAGCGCTCTGCTCAACGCTGCTCAAACCGCTACCACAGGGCGAACATCACGGTCGCCGTGGCTTCTTTGGCTGGTTCAACCGCAACTTCAACGCCAGTGCTGAGCGCTATGAGCGGGGTGTCGCACGCATTCTGATGAAGGGGGGGCGCTGGCTGGTGCTCTATCTCGGCATCATCGGCGTGATGGCTTTTCTGTTTATTCGCCTGCCGACATCGTTCCTGCCGCTGGAAGACCGTGGTGTGTTCCTGACGCAAGTGCAGTTACCTGCGGGGGCCACCTTACAGCAGACCTCCAACGTGGTGGCGAAAGTCGAAAACTACTACATGACCGCCGAGAAAGATAACGTGCTGTCGGTGTTCTCGACCATTGGTGCCGGTCCTGGCGGTAACGGTCAGAACGTGGCGCGCCTGTTTGTTCGCCTGAAAGATTGGGAAGAGCGCCCAGGCAGCGATCGTACTTCGTTCGCCATTATCGATCGCGCCACCAAAGCCTTCCACAAGATCAAAGAAGGACGGGTAATCGCCAGCAGTCCACCGGCGATTACCGGCATGGGCAGTTCGTCAGGTTTCGATATGGAGCTGCAGGATCACGCCGGCATTGGTCATACCCAATTGATGGCGATGCGCGACAAATTACTGGAACTGGCAGACAGCAACCCTTCGCTGTCACGCGTGCGCCATAACGGCCTGGATGACAGCCCACAGTTGCAGATCGATGTCGATCAGCGCAAAGCGCAGGCGCTTGGCGTATCACTCGACACTATCAACGATACGCTGACCACCGCCTGGGGATCGACCTACGTCAATGACTTCCTCGATCGTGGCCGCGTGAAGAAGGTCTATGTACAGGCCGCAGCGGAATTCCGCATGCTGCCAGAGGACGTCAATAAATGGTACGTGCGTAACAGCAGCGGCACCATGGTGCCCTTCTCTGCCTTTGCCACCAGCCGTTGGGAGACCGGTTCACCGCGCCTGGAGCGTTACAATGGTTACTCTTCACTGGAAATCGTCGGTGAAGCGGCGAACGGTGTGAGTAGCGGAACGGCGATGGATGTGATGGAGAAGTTGGTGGGTCAATTGCCGCTTGGCGTGGGCTTCCAATGGACCGGTGCCTCTTATCAGGAACGTCTCTCTGGTTCTCAGGCCCCGGCGCTGTATGCGATTTCGCTGCTGGTGGTGTTCCTGTGTCTGGCCGCACTGTATGAGAGCTGGTCTATTCCGTTCTCGGTGATGCTGGTGGTGCCACTGGGTGTGGTCGGTGCGTTGGTTGCCACCTGGATGCGTGGTCTGGAAAATGATGTTTACTTCCAGGTCGGCTTGTTAACAGTGATTGGCTTGTCGGCAAAAAACGCCATTTTGATTGTGGAGTTTGCCAATGAAATTAACAGCAAAGGGCGTGAGCTGCTTGAATCGACGTTAGAAGCTTCTCGCCAGCGTCTGCGCCCGATTTTGATGACGTCCCTGGCGTTTATCTTCGGCGTACTGCCGATGGCCATCAGCAGTGGCGCAGGCTCCGGCAGCCAGCACGCGGTCGGTACCGGCGTGATGGGCGGGATGATCTCCGCCACGGTGCTGGCAATCTTCTTTGTGCCACTGTTCTTTGTACTGGTGCGACGTCGCTTCCCGCTGAAAGAGAAGCCGCACGATTAA
- a CDS encoding response regulator yields the protein MAPPSLTIMIVDDHPLMRRGIRQLLALEPRLEVVAEANNGTEALAEARRQLPDVILLDLNMKGMSGLDTLKALRHEGIAARILVLTVSDARNDIYAMVDAGADGYLLKDSEPELLLAQIMRGAQGENVFSDVVAEYLATRQHSADPFKQLTEREMDVLQEVARGLSNKEIAATLHISEETVKVHIRNLLRKLDVRSRVAATVLWLERRNV from the coding sequence ATGGCACCCCCTTCCCTGACAATCATGATCGTGGACGATCATCCGCTGATGCGTCGCGGCATTCGCCAGCTACTGGCACTGGAACCGCGCCTGGAAGTGGTGGCCGAAGCGAATAATGGCACCGAAGCGCTGGCTGAAGCGCGCCGCCAGTTACCGGATGTCATTCTGCTCGATCTGAATATGAAAGGCATGTCTGGCCTGGATACACTCAAAGCGCTGCGCCATGAGGGGATTGCGGCGCGTATTTTGGTGCTGACCGTCTCTGATGCACGGAATGATATTTATGCCATGGTCGATGCCGGGGCAGACGGCTATTTGCTCAAGGACAGCGAACCGGAACTGCTGCTGGCGCAAATCATGCGTGGCGCCCAGGGTGAGAATGTGTTTAGTGACGTAGTGGCAGAATATCTGGCCACACGTCAGCACAGCGCCGATCCGTTTAAACAGCTCACCGAACGAGAAATGGATGTGCTGCAAGAAGTGGCACGCGGCTTATCCAATAAGGAGATTGCCGCCACCTTGCATATTTCGGAAGAAACAGTAAAAGTGCACATCCGCAATCTGCTGCGCAAACTGGATGTGCGATCGCGCGTGGCTGCCACCGTGCTGTGGCTGGAGCGTCGCAATGTGTAG
- the narQ gene encoding nitrate/nitrite two-component system sensor histidine kinase NarQ — MIVKRPVTRTMARALSAIVLLSFLTTGLALVTLSSSLRDAEAVNVAGSLRMQIYRLAWDSSRDPQQLAQHMMIYQQSLHSPALQHLERSWVPVEVKNRYRYLRDSWPMLQQTLRPERAQVYQQQVASYVSEIDRFVLAVQHYAELKMHLVAGCSLFGFLAIVALALWTIRFIRRNVVRPLDSLVTASQYVEQANFSFPPLPISQPSELGVLAQAFTTMAERLHSHYRLLELAVRNKTEDLTQANRTLRLLYESSQVLTSSPLNPELFQGLLRLVQRREALTVLKIHHDGIDFQAGVAEDDLEWQRLPLQQEDQLIGELSWQTRRAPPVDELMQSLANMLARSLWIWQTQKQVQQMLLIEERSTIARELHDSLAQSLSFLRIQLTLLRRHVDDTQPQAQSIIADFDRALSEAYQQLRELLTTFRLTIEQADLVQAMQAMIAPLQEQSSAVIEFDYQPGLQTLDAQQQVHVLQIAREALLNAIRHAQAQHIQIHYQRDAAADHLLTIDDDGCGIRSLEEPPGHYGLTIMTERAARLSGTLRITPQAQGTRVTLRFPPHPTHRLA, encoded by the coding sequence GTGATTGTAAAACGTCCTGTTACCCGCACCATGGCGCGGGCACTCAGCGCTATTGTGCTGCTGTCATTCCTGACCACCGGGCTGGCGCTGGTCACACTCTCCAGCAGCCTGCGTGATGCCGAAGCGGTGAATGTCGCCGGTTCATTGCGCATGCAAATTTATCGCCTCGCATGGGATAGCTCACGTGATCCGCAGCAGTTAGCCCAGCATATGATGATCTATCAGCAGAGCCTGCATTCCCCTGCCTTGCAGCATCTGGAACGATCGTGGGTGCCAGTGGAGGTGAAGAATCGCTATCGCTACCTGCGTGACAGTTGGCCGATGTTGCAACAGACGCTGCGCCCCGAGCGTGCTCAGGTTTATCAGCAGCAGGTCGCCAGCTACGTGAGTGAGATCGACCGTTTTGTGTTGGCCGTGCAACATTATGCTGAGCTGAAAATGCATCTGGTGGCGGGCTGCAGTCTGTTTGGTTTTCTTGCCATTGTGGCGCTGGCGCTCTGGACCATCCGCTTTATTCGCCGCAACGTGGTGCGCCCGCTCGATTCTCTGGTCACCGCCAGCCAGTATGTTGAACAGGCCAATTTCAGCTTTCCCCCGCTACCGATTTCCCAACCCAGCGAACTCGGTGTGCTGGCCCAGGCATTTACTACCATGGCTGAACGGCTGCATTCTCACTATCGCCTGCTGGAACTGGCGGTAAGGAATAAAACGGAAGATCTGACCCAAGCCAACCGAACGTTGCGGCTGCTGTATGAGAGTTCACAGGTGCTCACCAGCAGCCCGCTCAACCCCGAATTGTTCCAGGGCTTGCTGCGTCTGGTGCAGCGGCGGGAAGCCCTCACCGTATTGAAAATCCACCACGATGGGATAGATTTTCAGGCGGGCGTGGCGGAAGACGATCTGGAATGGCAGCGCCTGCCGTTGCAGCAGGAAGACCAGTTGATCGGCGAGCTAAGCTGGCAAACGCGCCGCGCGCCTCCTGTGGATGAATTAATGCAGAGTCTGGCAAACATGCTGGCGCGCTCTTTATGGATCTGGCAAACGCAAAAACAGGTCCAGCAGATGCTATTAATAGAAGAGCGATCGACCATCGCGCGCGAACTGCATGATTCTCTGGCGCAGTCGCTCTCGTTCCTGCGCATCCAACTGACACTCTTGCGCCGCCATGTGGATGATACACAGCCGCAAGCCCAGTCGATCATTGCTGACTTTGACCGTGCGCTGTCCGAAGCCTATCAGCAACTGCGCGAGCTACTGACCACCTTCCGACTGACCATTGAGCAGGCGGACCTGGTGCAGGCCATGCAAGCGATGATCGCCCCGCTTCAGGAACAGTCCTCCGCTGTTATCGAATTTGATTATCAACCGGGCCTGCAAACCCTGGATGCCCAGCAGCAAGTGCACGTGTTGCAGATTGCGCGCGAGGCGCTGCTGAATGCCATTCGCCATGCACAGGCGCAGCATATCCAGATTCACTATCAGCGTGATGCAGCAGCCGATCATCTACTGACCATCGATGATGATGGCTGCGGCATTCGCAGCCTGGAAGAACCCCCAGGCCACTATGGTCTGACGATTATGACCGAGCGCGCAGCACGACTTTCCGGCACGCTGAGGATTACGCCGCAAGCGCAAGGCACGCGCGTCACCCTGCGTTTTCCGCCGCACCCCACCCATCGGCTGGCTTAG
- a CDS encoding YdgH/BhsA/McbA-like domain containing protein: protein MKTPLAILTAALLATASFTAFAAQPLSAEQAQNLQSAGTVSISGVKGSFDDATRQLSQKAEESGASHYRVIGVQTPGDSSLWSGTAEIYR from the coding sequence ATGAAGACACCCCTTGCCATTCTGACTGCTGCACTGCTTGCCACCGCAAGTTTTACCGCGTTTGCTGCGCAACCTCTCAGTGCTGAACAGGCGCAAAACCTGCAAAGCGCGGGCACCGTTTCGATTAGCGGCGTCAAAGGTTCGTTCGATGATGCAACGCGCCAGCTATCGCAAAAAGCCGAAGAGTCGGGTGCCAGCCATTACCGCGTGATTGGCGTACAAACACCGGGCGATTCCAGCCTGTGGAGCGGCACCGCAGAGATTTACCGTTAG
- the ansP gene encoding L-asparagine permease — MKSTKKTAAEQRAAKRRWLNSHDTGYHKAMGNRQVQMIAIGGAIGTGLFLGAGARLQMAGPALALVYLVCGIFSFFILRALGELVLHRPSSGSFVSYAREFLGEKASYVAGWMYFVNWAMTGIVDITAVALYMHYWGAFGDVPQWVFALGALAIVGTMNMIGVKWFAEMEFWFALVKVLAIVVFLIVGVVFLGSGKPLDGNTTGFHLITDNGGFFPHGLLPALVLVQGVVFAFASIELVGTAAGECKDPKTMLPKAINSVIWRIGLFYVGSVVLLVLLLPWNAYQAGQSPFVTFFSKLGVPYIGSVMNIVVLSAALSSLNSGLYSTGRILRSMSMGGSAPQFMSKMSKQQVPFAGILVTIAVYVIGVVLNYYVPSQVFEIVLNVASLGIISSWGFIVVCQMRLRKAIKEGKAEDVSFKLPWAPVTSWLTLLFLVSVLVLMAFDYPNGTYTIASIPLIAVILVLGWFGVRKRVHAEAMKEHDHHHDDQDDAAPTLAEDRSR, encoded by the coding sequence ATGAAATCAACTAAAAAAACCGCAGCCGAACAACGCGCTGCGAAAAGACGCTGGCTCAATTCCCACGACACCGGTTACCACAAAGCAATGGGTAACCGTCAGGTACAAATGATCGCCATCGGCGGTGCTATCGGTACCGGCTTGTTCCTTGGTGCAGGCGCTCGCTTGCAGATGGCCGGTCCTGCTTTGGCACTGGTTTATCTGGTGTGCGGTATCTTCTCCTTCTTCATTCTGCGTGCGTTGGGCGAACTGGTATTACACCGTCCTTCAAGCGGCAGCTTTGTCTCATATGCACGTGAATTCCTTGGGGAAAAAGCGTCATACGTGGCAGGCTGGATGTACTTCGTTAACTGGGCGATGACCGGTATCGTGGATATCACGGCCGTCGCGCTCTATATGCATTATTGGGGCGCGTTTGGTGATGTACCGCAATGGGTGTTTGCCCTCGGTGCGTTAGCGATTGTCGGTACCATGAACATGATCGGCGTGAAGTGGTTCGCCGAAATGGAGTTCTGGTTTGCCCTGGTGAAAGTGTTGGCGATCGTGGTGTTCCTGATCGTCGGTGTGGTGTTCCTTGGCAGCGGTAAACCGCTGGATGGCAACACCACCGGCTTCCACCTGATAACCGATAACGGCGGCTTCTTCCCACATGGCTTGCTGCCAGCGCTGGTCTTGGTGCAAGGGGTGGTGTTTGCCTTCGCGTCTATCGAGTTAGTCGGTACAGCGGCGGGAGAGTGTAAAGACCCGAAAACCATGCTGCCAAAAGCCATCAACAGCGTGATCTGGCGTATCGGCCTGTTCTACGTGGGTTCAGTGGTGCTGCTGGTGCTGTTGCTACCGTGGAATGCTTATCAGGCGGGCCAGAGTCCGTTTGTCACCTTCTTCTCGAAGCTGGGCGTGCCTTACATCGGTAGCGTGATGAATATCGTGGTGCTGAGTGCTGCACTGTCGAGCCTCAACTCGGGTCTCTACTCCACCGGCCGTATTCTGCGTTCTATGTCGATGGGCGGTTCTGCACCGCAGTTCATGTCGAAGATGAGCAAACAGCAGGTGCCGTTTGCCGGCATTCTGGTCACTATCGCGGTCTATGTGATCGGTGTGGTGCTCAACTACTATGTGCCTTCGCAGGTGTTTGAAATCGTACTGAACGTGGCATCGCTGGGTATCATCTCCTCTTGGGGCTTCATCGTGGTGTGCCAGATGCGTCTGCGCAAAGCGATTAAAGAGGGCAAAGCGGAAGATGTCAGCTTTAAGCTGCCGTGGGCACCGGTGACCTCATGGTTAACGCTGTTGTTCCTGGTGAGCGTGCTGGTGTTAATGGCGTTTGACTACCCGAACGGTACTTACACCATCGCTTCAATCCCATTGATTGCGGTGATTCTGGTGCTGGGTTGGTTTGGCGTACGCAAACGCGTGCATGCTGAAGCCATGAAAGAGCATGACCATCACCATGACGATCAGGATGATGCGGCACCGACGTTGGCGGAAGACCGCTCGCGTTAA
- a CDS encoding chaperone NapD → MALSSPEHAISHENSWHVCGLVIQAQPHAIAAVKQALLALPDSEIAAEDNARGTLAVTLGAADSRTLLSHIESTRNIPQVLAVSLVYHQQDEAEHRHKEEA, encoded by the coding sequence ATGGCGCTATCGTCCCCTGAGCACGCTATTTCTCATGAAAACAGCTGGCATGTCTGTGGTTTGGTCATCCAGGCGCAACCCCACGCTATTGCAGCCGTCAAACAGGCTTTGCTGGCTCTCCCGGACAGCGAAATTGCTGCCGAAGACAACGCCCGTGGCACCTTAGCGGTCACGCTGGGTGCCGCCGATAGCCGCACCTTGCTTAGCCATATTGAATCCACCCGAAATATTCCCCAGGTACTGGCCGTGTCACTGGTTTATCACCAGCAGGACGAAGCGGAACATCGTCACAAGGAAGAAGCATGA